A DNA window from Brenneria izadpanahii contains the following coding sequences:
- a CDS encoding thioesterase II family protein, translated as MDSFLSLCDQPIGREAVGLHLVLCPFAGGSASAFRSWRELQPAGIQASLAVYPGRDHRMNEPCAASIADLANQVLAEIEDQGIDRQQLILAGHSMGAQIAYEVCVRLERKGAAPRGLVLSGCHAPHLRGRRPISHLEDRAFLEQLIAIGGCTQELLAEPAMWPVFMPMLRADFQATEGYWQPQPPPPAQRLQTPALLVYGGADSEAWRSEVDAWKTWLSDTQGPVAIAGDHFYVTRRPRAFLEHIRRRFEPHFAHAQACTFK; from the coding sequence ATGGATAGCTTCTTGTCACTGTGCGACCAGCCTATCGGGCGAGAGGCCGTTGGTCTGCATCTTGTGCTGTGCCCCTTTGCCGGCGGAAGTGCGAGCGCATTTCGAAGCTGGCGGGAGCTCCAGCCAGCGGGCATACAGGCGTCGCTGGCCGTCTATCCGGGACGGGACCATCGAATGAACGAGCCCTGCGCAGCAAGCATCGCCGACCTTGCCAACCAGGTTCTGGCAGAAATTGAGGACCAAGGCATTGATCGGCAACAGCTCATTCTGGCGGGGCACAGCATGGGCGCTCAGATCGCTTATGAGGTATGCGTGCGCCTGGAACGCAAGGGCGCGGCGCCACGCGGTCTGGTGCTGTCCGGCTGCCATGCCCCGCATCTGCGAGGCCGCCGTCCCATCAGCCATCTTGAGGATCGCGCATTCCTGGAGCAGTTGATCGCCATCGGCGGCTGCACGCAGGAACTGCTGGCCGAACCGGCCATGTGGCCGGTGTTCATGCCCATGCTGCGCGCGGATTTCCAGGCCACGGAAGGGTATTGGCAACCTCAGCCGCCGCCCCCGGCACAGCGGCTGCAGACACCGGCCCTGCTGGTCTATGGCGGCGCAGACAGCGAGGCCTGGCGCTCAGAGGTCGATGCCTGGAAAACCTGGCTAAGCGATACACAAGGCCCCGTCGCCATTGCGGGCGACCATTTCTATGTCACCCGGCGTCCGAGGGCCTTTCTGGAGCACATCAGACGCCGTTTTGAACCTCATTTCGCGCACGCTCAGGCGTGTACATTCAAGTAA